A window of the Teredinibacter franksiae genome harbors these coding sequences:
- a CDS encoding undecaprenyl/decaprenyl-phosphate alpha-N-acetylglucosaminyl 1-phosphate transferase — protein sequence MEKGYIILAVSFVLAFTIVKVLKPIAHWAELVDKPGGRKDHAGVIPLVGGLAIYASVLLTTFLFVEQPIFIRLFLLAGGLIVFMGMVDDRYQLSARFRLVGQFLVSCIFVYGLDVQFYAFGDLIGIGELNPGWLGYPLAVLSLMGAVNAMNMLDGMDGLVGSISMVSFIGLVALFGASGDSTFQYLCMTFIGSTAAFLIFNLWGIPTHKAIGKVFMGDAGSMFLGLSLGVLLIYGSQPQAAKAAAFSPVVALWFVLLPMTDMFTIMYRRVKRGRSPMAPDRTHIHHIIMRAGFSAKQTLYIMLLVQGAFVVVGVSFYVSQLPEWLSFIAALVLVVVYQLLMQRSWRFIRWSKRHLFAPEAT from the coding sequence ATGGAAAAAGGCTATATCATCCTAGCAGTGTCCTTTGTGCTCGCTTTTACCATTGTAAAAGTACTAAAGCCTATTGCCCACTGGGCCGAGCTAGTAGACAAACCCGGCGGCAGAAAAGACCACGCAGGCGTAATTCCCTTAGTAGGGGGGCTGGCTATCTATGCCAGTGTGTTGTTAACAACCTTCCTGTTTGTAGAGCAGCCCATATTTATAAGGCTATTCTTATTGGCTGGCGGCTTAATCGTATTTATGGGCATGGTAGACGACCGCTACCAACTCAGCGCCCGCTTTCGCCTAGTAGGCCAATTTTTAGTTTCTTGCATATTTGTGTATGGGTTAGACGTTCAGTTCTACGCCTTTGGCGACCTAATAGGCATTGGCGAATTAAACCCCGGCTGGCTCGGCTACCCATTGGCCGTACTCTCGCTGATGGGCGCGGTAAATGCCATGAACATGCTAGACGGTATGGACGGCCTCGTAGGCTCCATTTCCATGGTGAGCTTTATAGGCTTAGTGGCCTTATTTGGCGCCAGTGGCGATAGCACCTTTCAATACCTGTGTATGACCTTTATTGGCTCCACAGCAGCCTTCCTTATTTTTAACTTATGGGGCATTCCAACCCATAAGGCCATTGGCAAAGTATTTATGGGTGATGCCGGTAGTATGTTCCTAGGGCTTTCACTTGGGGTGCTACTTATATACGGCTCGCAACCACAGGCAGCGAAGGCAGCAGCCTTCTCGCCAGTAGTCGCCTTGTGGTTTGTACTGCTGCCCATGACAGATATGTTCACCATTATGTACCGCCGCGTTAAGCGCGGCCGTTCGCCCATGGCGCCAGACAGAACCCACATACACCACATTATTATGCGGGCGGGTTTTTCGGCTAAGCAAACGCTGTATATTATGCTGCTGGTGCAGGGGGCGTTTGTTGTGGTTGGGGTGAGCTTTTATGTATCCCAATTGCCGGAATGGCTTTCGTTTATAGCGGCTCTTGTGCTTGTTGTGGTTTATCAGTTGTTAATGCAGCGTTCTTGGCGATTTATTCGTTGGAGTAAGCGGCATTTGTTTGCACCAGAAGCAACTTAA
- a CDS encoding MarR family EPS-associated transcriptional regulator, whose amino-acid sequence MTETQLPDELRYQLLKQLERNPEISQRELAKAVGISLGKTNYCLKALVEAGWVKAGNFARSEQKLNYVYLLTPKGLSEKAEVTVRFLKRKQVQYQQLEHEIASLKKEAFAQRKN is encoded by the coding sequence ATGACCGAAACACAATTACCCGATGAGCTTCGCTACCAGCTGTTAAAGCAACTGGAGAGGAACCCAGAAATCAGCCAGCGAGAGCTGGCAAAAGCTGTAGGCATTAGCTTGGGTAAAACGAATTATTGTTTAAAGGCATTGGTAGAGGCAGGCTGGGTGAAAGCGGGTAACTTTGCGCGGTCAGAACAGAAGCTCAATTACGTTTATCTGCTAACGCCAAAAGGTTTAAGTGAGAAGGCTGAAGTCACTGTGCGGTTTTTAAAGCGAAAGCAAGTGCAGTATCAGCAGCTGGAGCATGAGATAGCTTCCCTTAAAAAAGAAGCGTTTGCGCAAAGAAAAAACTAA